A stretch of Paenibacillus peoriae DNA encodes these proteins:
- a CDS encoding 3'-5' exonuclease, translated as MQYIIYDLEFTVSRNARYSSEIIDIGAVKVVQGDDGLYVADTFHSFVRPSNRPVLSTDTVQFTGITQRDIDAAPLFPEAVKEFIAWLGTDSPYYLCAWGPDDRQKLVSHCRTHHVDLGWIHNTNDIQKQISRLLGSNGKYRQLSLSQALELCNIDFDGQQHRALDDAVNTAQVFMYHFDRITLVHNAADDEESRGSKLVYSSPEEEQEQYSPFGNLANLFKDR; from the coding sequence ATGCAATACATTATTTACGATCTTGAATTTACCGTTAGTCGTAACGCCAGATATTCCTCCGAAATCATTGATATCGGTGCCGTCAAAGTTGTTCAGGGAGACGATGGCCTATACGTTGCGGATACGTTTCACAGTTTTGTAAGACCCTCGAATCGACCTGTACTCTCTACTGATACCGTTCAGTTCACGGGTATTACTCAACGAGACATTGATGCCGCTCCACTATTTCCTGAAGCTGTGAAGGAGTTCATAGCCTGGCTCGGTACGGATTCCCCTTATTATTTATGCGCATGGGGCCCGGATGACCGTCAGAAGCTGGTATCCCATTGTCGTACCCATCATGTAGATCTCGGATGGATTCATAATACAAATGATATACAGAAGCAGATTTCCCGTCTGCTTGGTTCCAATGGAAAGTACCGTCAGTTGAGCCTGTCTCAGGCGCTGGAATTGTGCAACATTGACTTTGACGGTCAACAACACCGGGCACTGGATGATGCCGTGAACACCGCTCAGGTTTTCATGTACCATTTTGATCGTATTACATTAGTTCATAATGCTGCTGACGATGAGGAAAGCCGTGGATCGAAGCTCGTCTACTCCTCACCTGAAGAAGAGCAGGAACAGTACAGTCCTTTTGGCAATCTCGCCAACCTGTTTAAGGACCGTTAA
- a CDS encoding 5'-nucleotidase C-terminal domain-containing protein, which produces MNSWKKLSSILTTAALLLGCLGTAAADPATHVGTAGTATTPVSGKHITILHTNDTHAHVVANDKEMGFAKLAGIIDQYRASNPNTLLLDDGDTVHGTTFATLVKGESIVKVINKLRYDAMVPGNHEFNYGWKHLVELSKEIQFPVLSANIKQTDGTRLFKPYVIKEVDGVKIGIIGLTTPETAYKTNPKNVEGIQFTDPAAEAKAAVDEIRSKVDVVVVLGHLGQDVSSKDTSLKVVKEVPGIDIFIDGHSHTVLEKGLVSDNGTLIASAGEYTKYLGVVDLWVDGGKVTQKQAKLIDSTQAVDVQPNAEIAALIASIQKDQEPILKEVVTQTSVDLEGAREKVRASETNLGDLLTDAMRDVSGADVALTNGGGIRASIKTGTVTKGDVITVLPFGNQIVTLKVKGSDIQAALENGTASYPEPSGGFPQVSGISFKIDTSAAKGSRVHSILIGGKTLDPEAIYTLATNDFTAVGGDQYTMFAKYPQAGMFGSLDEALIRYMQKVGSASLQVQADGRIQEAKTDGKMSVPATQAAPSATTATPAPVQEKPQSVSTPAAKPAPAKPAPAKSQTAKPQQTSDSAQVTNSHVYVVKSGDTLYDISRKHGTTWQQLQQLNKLKNPHRIYPGQKLDLPA; this is translated from the coding sequence ATGAACTCATGGAAAAAACTCTCGTCGATCCTGACGACTGCCGCGCTTTTACTTGGGTGTCTCGGTACAGCAGCAGCAGACCCAGCAACCCATGTGGGAACAGCGGGAACGGCAACGACTCCAGTCAGCGGTAAACACATCACCATCCTACATACGAACGATACCCATGCCCACGTGGTCGCGAATGACAAGGAAATGGGATTCGCCAAGCTGGCGGGTATCATTGATCAGTACCGGGCTTCTAATCCCAATACACTGCTGCTAGATGACGGGGATACCGTTCATGGAACGACCTTCGCTACTTTGGTTAAAGGTGAGAGCATTGTGAAAGTGATTAACAAGCTGCGCTATGATGCTATGGTTCCGGGTAACCACGAGTTTAATTATGGTTGGAAGCATCTTGTCGAGCTAAGTAAGGAAATTCAGTTCCCTGTGCTCAGCGCCAATATTAAACAAACAGACGGAACACGTTTGTTCAAACCCTATGTTATTAAAGAAGTGGACGGCGTTAAAATCGGTATTATCGGTCTGACTACGCCAGAAACAGCATATAAGACGAATCCTAAAAATGTTGAGGGTATTCAATTCACCGATCCTGCGGCTGAGGCCAAAGCGGCTGTTGATGAAATCCGCAGCAAAGTAGATGTCGTTGTTGTTCTTGGTCACCTGGGGCAGGATGTGTCTAGTAAGGACACCAGCCTCAAAGTTGTTAAGGAAGTGCCTGGCATTGATATTTTCATCGATGGACACAGCCATACTGTACTGGAAAAAGGCTTGGTTAGTGACAATGGTACATTGATCGCTAGCGCAGGTGAATACACCAAGTATCTGGGTGTTGTGGACTTATGGGTCGACGGCGGTAAGGTTACGCAAAAGCAAGCCAAGCTGATTGATTCGACTCAAGCAGTGGACGTTCAGCCCAACGCTGAAATTGCTGCATTGATCGCCTCCATTCAAAAGGACCAGGAACCTATTCTAAAAGAGGTTGTAACGCAAACAAGTGTGGATCTGGAAGGAGCACGCGAAAAGGTACGTGCAAGTGAAACCAATCTCGGTGACCTACTCACCGATGCTATGCGTGACGTTTCGGGAGCAGATGTGGCTTTAACGAACGGTGGCGGCATCCGGGCTTCCATCAAGACGGGAACGGTAACCAAGGGAGACGTCATCACTGTGCTACCTTTCGGCAACCAGATCGTTACCTTGAAGGTGAAAGGCTCTGACATTCAGGCCGCACTGGAAAATGGTACAGCCTCCTATCCAGAGCCAAGCGGAGGTTTCCCGCAGGTATCAGGTATCTCGTTCAAAATAGACACATCAGCAGCCAAAGGCAGCCGTGTTCATTCCATTCTGATCGGCGGAAAGACACTTGATCCTGAGGCAATATATACACTGGCCACCAATGATTTTACTGCCGTAGGTGGTGACCAATATACGATGTTCGCTAAATATCCACAGGCAGGTATGTTCGGCTCGCTTGATGAGGCGTTAATCCGCTACATGCAAAAGGTGGGCTCCGCTAGCCTGCAAGTACAAGCAGACGGTCGCATTCAAGAAGCCAAGACTGATGGTAAAATGTCTGTCCCTGCCACACAAGCTGCGCCATCTGCTACAACCGCAACACCCGCACCTGTGCAGGAAAAGCCGCAATCCGTCTCTACACCGGCTGCGAAACCAGCGCCCGCAAAACCGGCACCGGCAAAGTCTCAAACAGCCAAGCCACAGCAGACATCCGATTCTGCACAAGTTACAAATAGCCATGTATATGTTGTGAAATCCGGGGATACGCTGTATGACATTTCCCGCAAACATGGTACCACCTGGCAACAGCTTCAACAGTTGAATAAGTTGAAGAATCCTCACCGTATTTATCCCGGACAAAAGTTAGATCTCCCGGCCTAA
- a CDS encoding ImmA/IrrE family metallo-endopeptidase, with protein sequence MNELIHKLVRKYRTNCPFDIAKALGIHIRYCDLGPTTKGLYYHKLRRRFIVIHNGLTPEWERFVCAHELGHDRLHKGISRFFMEEHSYFSPGKFEQQANRFAVLLLSEGKPPLADETLDHYLPRIGLPKETALFFDHKTER encoded by the coding sequence ATGAACGAGCTTATTCACAAACTTGTCCGAAAATACCGTACCAACTGTCCCTTTGATATTGCGAAAGCTCTGGGTATCCATATCCGATACTGCGATCTAGGCCCCACAACCAAAGGGCTGTATTACCACAAGTTGCGTAGAAGATTTATCGTTATCCACAATGGCCTCACACCCGAATGGGAACGGTTCGTCTGTGCGCATGAATTGGGACATGACCGACTGCATAAAGGCATTAGCCGCTTTTTTATGGAGGAGCACTCCTACTTTTCCCCAGGAAAATTTGAACAGCAGGCCAATCGGTTTGCCGTGCTTTTGTTGAGTGAAGGAAAACCGCCACTAGCTGACGAAACGTTGGATCACTATTTACCCCGGATCGGGCTGCCCAAAGAGACTGCCCTTTTTTTTGATCACAAAACAGAACGCTAG
- a CDS encoding helix-turn-helix transcriptional regulator, translating to MTDRLIRLMRIITIVQANPGILARELAERCETSERTIYRDMEALSAMHIPIANMGHGKGYIFISNFALYPLNWTEEEAEAFTKLGEIMETVKPLLPPAFESAYEKVMASSQKKKMEQTSFAQEMKNIVRLGSTLDRENQPYLLRLIVLASLTQQTIEAEYSSPQNEDVSLVQVDPYCLVPQDRRFYMLGFCHKQSAMRTFRISRFRNMRILPYTFQKNTTEMEMFFKGTWSVTKGNQNIRFVVRFSAESVYRVKEEELFIKPFLKDLPDGSLLFEVTVNHDREFLDWLTSYGAEAEILEPLRYRKRMQEMLRTWGAFYFDKKAGN from the coding sequence ACTATTGTTCAGGCAAATCCAGGGATATTGGCAAGAGAGCTTGCCGAACGTTGTGAAACATCAGAACGTACCATATACCGAGATATGGAGGCGCTAAGCGCTATGCATATACCGATTGCGAATATGGGGCATGGCAAGGGGTACATTTTTATTAGCAATTTCGCTTTGTATCCTCTGAATTGGACGGAAGAAGAGGCAGAGGCTTTTACTAAGCTGGGAGAGATTATGGAAACGGTAAAGCCTCTTTTACCGCCAGCTTTTGAAAGTGCTTATGAGAAAGTGATGGCCTCTAGTCAGAAAAAAAAGATGGAACAGACGAGCTTCGCGCAGGAAATGAAAAATATTGTCCGGCTCGGCTCGACACTTGATCGGGAAAACCAGCCCTATCTGCTCAGGCTGATTGTTTTAGCGAGTCTTACGCAGCAGACCATTGAAGCGGAATACAGTTCGCCTCAAAATGAAGATGTTTCACTCGTTCAGGTGGATCCTTATTGTTTGGTTCCGCAGGATCGGCGATTCTATATGCTTGGTTTTTGTCACAAGCAATCCGCGATGAGAACCTTTCGGATCAGCCGATTTCGGAACATGAGAATTTTGCCGTATACGTTTCAAAAAAATACAACTGAAATGGAAATGTTTTTTAAAGGGACCTGGTCGGTGACCAAAGGAAATCAGAATATCCGGTTTGTGGTACGTTTTTCTGCCGAGTCTGTATATCGGGTCAAAGAAGAGGAACTGTTCATCAAGCCTTTTCTTAAGGATTTGCCGGATGGAAGTTTGTTGTTTGAGGTGACGGTCAATCATGACCGTGAATTTTTGGATTGGCTCACTTCCTATGGAGCTGAGGCCGAGATCCTGGAGCCTTTACGGTACCGCAAACGAATGCAAGAAATGCTGCGGACCTGGGGGGCATTCTATTTCGATAAAAAGGCAGGAAATTAA
- a CDS encoding helix-turn-helix domain-containing protein, with translation MEQPAFGTYLKQQREHKHLSINQLADAAGISNSQISRIENGLRGIPKPSTLRKIADALSVSYTEMMKAAGYWGDDDSMEQNQHELYRSTVPEWATSKDRRDFKKMLEEDDELMFDGIPLDEKDRQRIKDVLTGLFWEAKQMNKHKKPKEPRTGKDQG, from the coding sequence GTGGAACAGCCAGCATTCGGAACTTACTTAAAACAGCAGCGCGAGCACAAACACTTGAGCATCAACCAATTGGCAGACGCCGCAGGTATTAGCAATTCACAAATTTCCCGCATTGAAAATGGACTGCGCGGAATCCCCAAACCTTCCACTCTCCGCAAAATAGCGGATGCGCTTAGCGTATCCTATACCGAAATGATGAAGGCCGCCGGATATTGGGGAGACGATGATTCAATGGAGCAAAATCAACATGAACTTTATCGTTCTACTGTGCCAGAATGGGCAACCTCCAAAGACCGCCGGGATTTTAAAAAAATGCTGGAGGAAGACGACGAATTAATGTTCGATGGTATTCCGCTGGATGAAAAAGATCGTCAACGGATCAAGGACGTGCTGACAGGTCTGTTCTGGGAAGCCAAGCAGATGAACAAACATAAAAAGCCCAAAGAGCCCCGAACGGGCAAAGATCAGGGATAG
- a CDS encoding ArpU family phage packaging/lysis transcriptional regulator, whose translation MRNNLPELDRRKTQNALEGVFEKYRIYKTITFMDRESFITAGYTDRPSGPTNVTSDPTARTAVYNVDAPAARLAYCEMVDAVVSRLNEREQLLIRERYLKDDDVFDYKVYNYVLDPPVSKDTYTKLRTRAFYKMALALADQGVLNLAGLQKGADRKLG comes from the coding sequence ATGAGAAATAACTTACCCGAATTGGACCGTCGCAAAACGCAGAATGCATTGGAGGGTGTGTTTGAGAAATACCGAATTTATAAAACGATTACCTTTATGGATCGGGAGAGCTTTATTACGGCTGGCTATACGGATCGCCCGAGCGGCCCAACAAATGTGACAAGCGATCCAACGGCCCGGACAGCCGTATATAATGTAGATGCTCCTGCCGCCCGCTTGGCCTACTGCGAAATGGTGGATGCCGTAGTGAGCCGCTTGAATGAACGCGAACAGCTGCTTATCCGTGAACGTTATTTAAAGGATGACGATGTGTTCGATTACAAGGTTTACAATTATGTGTTAGACCCGCCAGTCAGCAAGGATACGTATACGAAGCTTCGCACGCGTGCTTTTTACAAAATGGCGCTTGCACTGGCGGACCAAGGCGTTTTAAATTTGGCAGGCTTGCAGAAGGGCGCGGATCGAAAATTGGGTTGA